One part of the Deltaproteobacteria bacterium CG2_30_66_27 genome encodes these proteins:
- a CDS encoding orotate phosphoribosyltransferase — MPGATHRSAVFPPELTADRKRFLALLKEKSYERRTVVLSSGRESDFYIDCKQSTLDAEGAVLTGRLFCAMLERGERPEAVGGITLGADPIVTAVSLTSALRGWPVPAFIIRKEPKKHGTEQWIEGKKNLRPGMRVAILEDVVTTGASTMRAIERAAGSGLVVARVLCLVDRNEGGSEAVATAGYRVEPMFLREDVEHA, encoded by the coding sequence ATGCCCGGCGCGACCCATCGATCCGCCGTGTTCCCGCCGGAGTTGACCGCTGACCGGAAGCGCTTCCTGGCCCTCCTGAAGGAGAAAAGCTACGAGCGCCGAACGGTCGTCCTTTCCTCGGGGCGGGAATCCGACTTCTACATCGACTGCAAGCAGAGCACGCTCGATGCGGAGGGGGCGGTCCTCACGGGGCGGCTCTTCTGCGCGATGCTGGAGCGGGGGGAGCGCCCGGAGGCGGTGGGGGGGATCACCCTCGGAGCGGATCCGATCGTGACCGCCGTCTCCCTCACCAGCGCCCTGAGGGGATGGCCGGTGCCGGCGTTCATCATCCGCAAGGAGCCGAAGAAGCACGGGACGGAGCAGTGGATCGAAGGGAAGAAGAACCTTCGTCCCGGGATGCGCGTGGCGATCCTGGAGGACGTGGTGACCACCGGCGCTTCGACGATGCGGGCGATCGAGCGTGCGGCCGGGTCGGGACTGGTCGTGGCGCGGGTCCTTTGCCTCGTCGACCGGAACGAGGGCGGTTCGGAGGCGGTGGCAACGGCCGGGTACCGCGTCGAGCCGATGTTCCTTCGGGAGGACGTTGAACATGCCTGA
- a CDS encoding L-aspartate oxidase, whose product MEKVSKFLVIGSGIAGLSFALRASKKGRVTIVTKTEASESSTNYAQGGIATVWSDEDTFESHIEDTHKAGAGLCHADTVDLVVRDAPARIRELIEWGVEFTRQTGRKEFDLHREGGHSRRRIFHAKDLTGREVERALLVRARENPRIRIFENHTAINLITRQKLSSFDHPGVDEVLGAYVLDTKTGAIHTFVADVTVLATGGSGKVYLYTSNPDVATGDGVALAYRAGATIANMEFVQFHPTCLYHPRAKSFLISEAVRGEGAILLNRAGKRFMEGVHPMKELAPRDIVARAIDAEMKRTGEDCVYLDIRFKGPAFIRKHFPNIHGTCTSFGIDMTKEPIPVVPAAHYQCGGVRTNLHGETDIQRLFALGECAGTGLHGANRLASNSLIEALVFSNSAVQRASTAYIGKPRHSIDIPKWDPGRAQEPDEAVVVSHNWEEIRRTMWNYVGIVRSNKRLSRALDRIELLKREIGEYYWNFKVTGDLLELRNICTVAELIVRCAMQRKESRGLHTTIDYPYLDDEHGRKDTLVRRTRF is encoded by the coding sequence ATGGAAAAAGTGTCGAAGTTTCTGGTCATCGGCAGCGGAATCGCCGGATTGAGTTTCGCGCTTCGAGCGTCGAAGAAGGGCCGGGTCACCATCGTCACCAAGACGGAGGCGTCCGAGTCGAGCACCAACTACGCGCAAGGCGGGATCGCCACCGTCTGGAGCGACGAGGACACGTTCGAGTCCCACATCGAGGATACCCACAAGGCGGGGGCGGGGCTTTGCCACGCCGACACGGTCGACCTCGTCGTCCGTGACGCCCCCGCGCGGATCCGCGAGTTGATCGAGTGGGGGGTGGAGTTCACCCGGCAGACCGGCAGGAAGGAGTTCGACCTGCACCGCGAGGGTGGACACTCGCGCAGGAGAATCTTCCACGCGAAGGACCTGACGGGACGCGAGGTGGAACGGGCGCTCCTCGTCCGCGCCCGGGAGAACCCGAGAATCCGGATTTTCGAGAACCACACGGCGATCAACCTCATCACGCGGCAGAAGCTCTCCTCCTTCGACCATCCGGGGGTCGACGAAGTCCTCGGCGCCTACGTGCTCGACACGAAGACCGGCGCGATCCACACCTTCGTGGCGGACGTGACGGTGCTCGCCACCGGAGGGTCGGGAAAGGTGTACCTGTACACGAGCAACCCCGACGTCGCCACGGGGGACGGAGTCGCGCTCGCATACCGCGCGGGGGCGACGATCGCAAACATGGAATTCGTCCAGTTCCACCCCACCTGCCTCTACCACCCGCGCGCCAAGTCGTTCCTCATCTCCGAGGCGGTCCGCGGCGAGGGGGCGATCCTCCTGAACCGGGCCGGGAAGCGCTTCATGGAGGGCGTCCATCCGATGAAAGAGCTCGCGCCGAGGGACATCGTGGCGCGCGCGATCGACGCCGAGATGAAGCGCACCGGCGAGGATTGCGTCTATCTCGACATCCGGTTCAAGGGTCCGGCATTCATCAGGAAGCACTTCCCGAACATCCACGGGACATGCACCTCCTTCGGCATCGACATGACGAAGGAGCCGATCCCGGTGGTGCCGGCGGCGCACTACCAGTGCGGCGGCGTGCGGACGAATCTTCACGGGGAGACGGACATCCAGCGGCTCTTCGCCCTGGGGGAGTGCGCGGGCACGGGACTCCACGGCGCGAACCGCCTCGCCTCGAACTCCCTGATCGAGGCGCTCGTCTTCTCGAACAGCGCGGTCCAGCGCGCCTCGACCGCGTATATCGGCAAACCGAGGCACAGCATCGACATCCCGAAGTGGGACCCGGGCAGGGCGCAGGAACCGGACGAGGCGGTCGTCGTCTCCCACAACTGGGAGGAGATCCGCCGGACAATGTGGAACTACGTGGGAATCGTGCGATCGAACAAGCGGCTGTCGCGGGCGCTCGACCGGATCGAGCTGCTGAAGCGGGAGATCGGGGAGTATTACTGGAATTTCAAGGTGACGGGCGACCTGCTCGAGCTGCGCAACATCTGCACGGTGGCGGAACTGATCGTGCGGTGCGCCATGCAGCGCAAGGAGAGCCGGGGGCTCCACACGACGATCGACTACCCGTACCTGGACGACGAGCACGGGCGCAAGGACACGCTGGTCCGCCGCACCCGGTTCTAG